One Methylobacterium sp. 77 DNA window includes the following coding sequences:
- a CDS encoding YihY/virulence factor BrkB family protein, with translation MAEPHQDPTAVTPPQQTGSTLWTLGLVTALIGILVLPRKGSPTRVGTPATAPRTSEPSPSHEGADARHVARTEPERGRQATTPSDIPAKGWKDIGFRVFHDIGENNIVSVAAGVTFYVLLAIFPAIAALVSCYGLVADVATINDHLQNLQGVIPSGALDIIGEQVKRIAAKGDTALGLTFFTGLALSIWSANGGMKAVFQALNIVYEERETRNFFWLNLRSLAFTGGALLFIVLALVGIVVVPAVINVVGLSAEAWYISLLRWPVLLLAVLAGLALLYRYGPSRDAPRWRWVTWGSTIAGLLWLTGSLGFSWYVSNFGKYNETYGSLGAVVGFMTWIWISTTIVLVGAEINAEMEHQTEADTTIGRARPLGARDARMADTVGAAS, from the coding sequence ATGGCCGAGCCACATCAAGATCCGACGGCGGTGACGCCTCCCCAGCAGACCGGCTCCACGCTCTGGACGCTCGGGCTCGTCACCGCGCTCATCGGCATCCTCGTCCTGCCGAGAAAGGGCTCGCCGACGCGGGTCGGCACGCCCGCAACGGCGCCGCGAACGAGCGAGCCCTCTCCCTCTCATGAAGGAGCGGACGCCAGGCACGTCGCCAGGACGGAACCGGAGCGCGGACGGCAGGCGACCACGCCGTCCGACATCCCGGCGAAAGGCTGGAAGGATATCGGCTTCCGCGTCTTCCACGACATCGGCGAGAACAACATCGTCTCGGTCGCCGCCGGCGTGACCTTCTATGTTCTCTTGGCGATCTTCCCCGCCATCGCCGCCCTCGTTTCCTGTTACGGGCTGGTGGCGGATGTGGCGACGATCAACGACCACCTCCAGAACCTCCAGGGCGTGATCCCCTCGGGCGCCCTCGACATCATCGGCGAGCAGGTCAAACGCATTGCGGCCAAGGGCGACACGGCGTTGGGCCTCACCTTCTTCACCGGCCTCGCCCTCTCGATCTGGAGCGCCAATGGCGGGATGAAGGCTGTCTTCCAGGCGCTGAACATCGTCTATGAGGAGCGTGAGACCCGGAACTTCTTCTGGCTCAACCTGCGCTCGCTCGCCTTCACCGGAGGCGCCCTCCTCTTCATCGTGCTGGCGCTCGTCGGCATCGTCGTCGTACCGGCAGTGATCAACGTGGTCGGCCTCAGCGCGGAAGCCTGGTACATTTCGCTGCTGCGCTGGCCGGTGCTGCTGCTCGCGGTCCTCGCCGGCCTCGCGCTGCTCTATCGCTACGGCCCGAGCCGCGATGCGCCGCGCTGGCGCTGGGTGACCTGGGGCAGCACCATCGCCGGATTGCTCTGGCTCACGGGATCCCTCGGATTCTCGTGGTACGTCTCGAATTTCGGCAAGTACAACGAGACCTACGGCTCCCTCGGCGCCGTCGTCGGCTTCATGACCTGGATCTGGATTTCGACGACCATCGTTCTCGTCGGCGCCGAGATCAACGCCGAGATGGAGCACCAGACCGAGGCCGACACCACGATCGGTCGGGCCCGGCCGCTCGGAGCCCGCGATGCCCGGATGGCGGATACGGTGGGCGCCGCGAGCTGA
- a CDS encoding PQQ-dependent sugar dehydrogenase, whose product MISVHRIALSLALSAAPLPVLAQALQNPGTATIEAYVVKAAPLEATPERIAGLTLPAGFRIEAFARDLGAPRVIVVAPDGALYVSDRDAGTVTRIDAADAGKRQVVLRKADVHALAIHDGALFYVTVKEIFSAPMKADGSLGPETKLVSDLPDAGQHPNRTIGFGPDGWLYASLGSTCNECEERNPENATMVRMKPDGSAREIVASGLRNTIGFAWEPGTKALYGWDDGVDWLGNDETPEELNRIEPGKKYGWPYIFGAGIRNLYREVPKSSLDQWDKDSERPVLTWTAHASSMQFTFYDGAQFPAEYKGDAFVTMHGSWNRKPPSGYEVLRVHFENGRPTTITPFVTGFLTEGGPSGWSRFARPFGLAVAKDGSLYLGDDQHGIIYRIRYQG is encoded by the coding sequence ATGATCTCGGTCCACCGTATCGCCTTGAGCCTCGCCCTGTCCGCCGCCCCGCTGCCGGTTCTCGCCCAGGCGCTCCAGAACCCCGGTACGGCAACGATCGAGGCGTATGTGGTCAAGGCGGCCCCGCTGGAGGCGACACCGGAGCGGATCGCGGGGCTCACACTGCCCGCAGGGTTTCGGATCGAGGCCTTCGCCCGCGATCTCGGGGCGCCCCGCGTCATCGTCGTGGCACCGGACGGGGCTCTCTACGTCAGCGACCGCGATGCCGGGACCGTGACCCGCATCGACGCGGCCGATGCGGGCAAGCGGCAGGTCGTGCTCAGGAAGGCGGACGTGCACGCTCTCGCCATCCATGACGGCGCCCTGTTCTACGTGACCGTGAAGGAGATCTTCTCGGCACCGATGAAGGCGGATGGCAGCCTCGGCCCCGAGACGAAACTGGTCTCCGACCTGCCCGATGCCGGCCAGCATCCCAACCGTACCATCGGCTTCGGGCCGGACGGCTGGCTCTATGCGAGCCTCGGTTCCACCTGCAACGAATGCGAGGAGCGCAATCCCGAGAACGCCACCATGGTCCGGATGAAGCCGGACGGGTCGGCCCGCGAGATCGTCGCCTCGGGCCTTCGCAACACCATCGGATTCGCCTGGGAGCCGGGCACCAAGGCCCTCTACGGCTGGGACGACGGCGTCGACTGGCTCGGAAACGACGAGACGCCGGAGGAGCTGAACCGGATCGAGCCGGGTAAGAAATACGGCTGGCCCTATATCTTCGGCGCCGGAATCAGGAACCTTTATCGCGAGGTTCCCAAAAGCTCCCTGGACCAATGGGACAAGGACAGCGAGCGCCCCGTCCTGACTTGGACGGCGCACGCCTCGTCGATGCAGTTCACCTTCTACGACGGCGCTCAGTTCCCGGCCGAGTACAAGGGCGACGCCTTTGTGACCATGCACGGCTCATGGAACCGCAAGCCGCCGAGCGGCTACGAGGTGCTGCGGGTGCATTTCGAGAACGGCCGGCCGACGACGATCACGCCCTTCGTCACCGGCTTCCTCACCGAGGGCGGACCGAGCGGCTGGTCGCGCTTCGCCCGTCCCTTCGGGTTGGCGGTCGCCAAGGATGGAAGCCTCTATCTCGGCGACGACCAGCACGGCATCATCTACCGGATCCGCTACCAGGGCTGA
- a CDS encoding DUF4142 domain-containing protein encodes MINTKLLAALGFTVAAITTPALAQEPLGIRVAPQFDANAPEARDTSSFRAAALRSDAVSIESSRIALERSRNPNVRAYAKHVLVEREATTKALLPEGTSLTAGGTVVSDSQPFDTRLDNPVGVVLAPVTISATIASKIVGGVLGGVGIIDNTPGEPGRRVAIGPEGQARIDRLKNAPTGRDFDRTFAQQQARSDARTLGLYESYSRTGDNAQGREFANQALPYIANQHGHSAVLANRIGG; translated from the coding sequence ATGATCAACACCAAGCTTCTCGCCGCCCTCGGCTTTACCGTCGCGGCGATCACGACCCCGGCCCTGGCCCAGGAGCCGCTCGGCATCCGCGTCGCTCCCCAGTTCGATGCCAACGCCCCCGAGGCCCGCGACACCTCTTCCTTCCGCGCCGCCGCCCTGCGTTCGGATGCCGTGAGCATCGAGTCGAGCCGCATCGCCCTCGAGCGCTCGCGCAACCCCAACGTCCGCGCCTATGCCAAGCACGTGCTGGTCGAGCGTGAGGCCACCACCAAGGCTCTGCTGCCCGAGGGCACCTCGCTGACCGCCGGCGGCACCGTCGTCTCCGACAGCCAGCCCTTCGACACCCGCCTCGACAACCCGGTCGGCGTCGTCCTCGCCCCGGTGACGATCTCGGCCACCATCGCCTCGAAGATCGTCGGCGGCGTGCTCGGCGGCGTCGGCATCATCGACAACACCCCCGGCGAGCCCGGCCGTCGCGTCGCCATCGGTCCCGAGGGCCAGGCCCGCATCGACCGTCTCAAGAACGCCCCGACCGGCCGCGATTTCGACCGCACCTTCGCCCAGCAGCAGGCCCGTTCGGATGCCCGCACCCTCGGCCTGTACGAGTCCTACTCGCGCACCGGCGACAACGCCCAGGGCCGCGAATTCGCCAACCAGGCGCTGCCCTACATCGCCAACCAGCACGGCCACTCCGCCGTCCTCGCCAACCGCATCGGCGG
- a CDS encoding nucleotidyltransferase, protein MDSRTAIDILRAHEGELQRRGVRHAALFGSIARGEGHAGSDLDVMIEIDETTVRSVYDYVGVIDFIGELFPISVDVSNNDMLRPHVRPAAERDAIHAF, encoded by the coding sequence ATGGATTCTCGGACAGCCATCGATATCCTTCGCGCCCATGAAGGCGAGTTGCAGCGGCGCGGAGTCCGCCATGCGGCGCTGTTCGGCTCCATCGCGCGAGGAGAAGGCCATGCCGGAAGCGACCTCGACGTGATGATCGAAATCGACGAGACGACGGTCCGCAGCGTTTACGATTATGTCGGCGTGATCGACTTCATCGGCGAGCTTTTCCCGATCTCCGTCGATGTGTCCAACAACGACATGCTCAGGCCGCATGTTCGGCCTGCGGCGGAACGCGACGCCATCCATGCTTTCTGA
- the ybaL gene encoding YbaL family putative K(+) efflux transporter, with translation MPHATELIAIIALGLVLAFACGMLAQRLRLPPLVGYLLAGVLVGPYTPGFVGNSELASQLAEIGVILLMFGVGLHFSIKDLMAVRTIALPGAIVQIVAATAMGGLLAHLWGWGIGAGLVFGLALSVASTVVLLRALEERQLLDSDKGRIAVGWLIVEDLAMVLALVLLPALAPSLGGTGDGAAHHVGDGNIWLTLALTLAKVAVFTLVMLVGGRRVVPWLLDQAARTGSRELFTLAVLALALGIAFGSAELFGVSFALGAFFAGMVLAESDLSHQAAADSLPLQDAFAVLFFVSVGMLFDPGIVLREPLSVLAVLGVILLGKSIAAVAIVLAFKHPLGTALTIAASLAQIGEFSFILVSLGLSLKLLPTEGRDLILGGAILSITLNPLFFVLADRATRYFAERPALAARFERRGAAEMAVTEAAKPHRGHAIVVGYGRVGSTIAKAFATWDLPYLVVDRDRRRVLDLRKDGIEAVFGDATAPGILEAADIGQAKLIVIASPEAHTARRLVELAREANPGIDTLVRTHNDGERHYFEEQGVGLVLMAERELAFGMTLYALRSLGLKEGEARIFVDSTRVESRSAPVEAEIDHGAPELRPHKSEVVES, from the coding sequence GTGCCGCATGCGACCGAGCTGATTGCCATCATCGCCCTTGGCCTCGTTCTGGCCTTCGCCTGCGGGATGCTGGCCCAGCGTCTGCGTCTGCCGCCCCTGGTCGGTTATCTCCTCGCCGGCGTGCTCGTTGGCCCCTACACGCCCGGTTTCGTCGGCAACAGCGAATTGGCGAGCCAGCTCGCCGAGATCGGCGTGATCCTGCTGATGTTCGGTGTCGGGCTGCATTTTTCCATCAAGGACCTGATGGCGGTGCGGACCATCGCTCTACCGGGTGCCATCGTGCAGATCGTGGCCGCCACCGCCATGGGCGGTCTCCTCGCCCATCTCTGGGGATGGGGCATCGGCGCGGGCCTCGTCTTCGGTCTCGCCCTTTCCGTGGCGAGTACGGTGGTGCTGCTGCGCGCGCTCGAAGAGCGCCAACTCCTCGACAGCGACAAGGGCCGCATCGCGGTCGGCTGGCTCATCGTCGAGGATCTGGCGATGGTCCTCGCCCTGGTCCTGCTTCCCGCCCTCGCGCCGTCCCTCGGGGGAACCGGCGACGGCGCGGCGCATCATGTCGGCGACGGCAACATCTGGCTCACCTTGGCGCTGACGCTGGCCAAGGTCGCGGTCTTCACCCTGGTGATGCTGGTCGGCGGACGTCGCGTCGTGCCCTGGCTCCTCGATCAGGCGGCACGCACCGGTTCGCGCGAACTCTTCACCCTCGCGGTCCTCGCCTTGGCGCTCGGCATCGCCTTCGGCTCGGCGGAGCTGTTCGGGGTCTCCTTCGCCCTCGGCGCCTTCTTTGCCGGCATGGTGCTCGCCGAATCCGACCTCAGCCATCAGGCGGCTGCCGATTCGCTGCCGCTGCAGGACGCGTTCGCGGTGCTGTTCTTCGTCTCGGTCGGCATGCTGTTCGACCCCGGCATCGTTCTGCGCGAGCCGCTCTCGGTGCTCGCGGTCCTCGGCGTCATCCTGCTCGGCAAGTCGATCGCCGCCGTGGCGATCGTGCTGGCCTTCAAGCATCCCCTCGGCACCGCGCTCACCATCGCCGCGAGCCTCGCGCAGATCGGCGAGTTCTCCTTCATCCTGGTCAGTCTCGGCCTGTCGTTGAAACTGCTTCCCACGGAGGGGCGCGACCTCATCCTCGGCGGCGCGATCCTCTCCATCACCCTCAACCCATTGTTCTTCGTTCTCGCGGACCGGGCGACGCGCTACTTCGCCGAACGGCCGGCACTCGCCGCCCGGTTCGAGCGGCGCGGCGCGGCGGAGATGGCCGTGACGGAGGCCGCGAAGCCCCATCGCGGACATGCCATCGTCGTCGGCTACGGCCGTGTCGGCAGCACCATCGCCAAGGCCTTCGCCACCTGGGACCTGCCCTATCTGGTGGTCGACCGTGACCGCCGCCGCGTCCTCGACCTGCGCAAGGACGGCATCGAGGCGGTGTTCGGCGACGCCACGGCGCCAGGTATCCTCGAGGCCGCCGATATCGGTCAGGCGAAGCTCATCGTGATCGCGTCGCCCGAGGCGCATACCGCGCGCCGCCTCGTCGAGCTCGCCCGCGAGGCCAATCCCGGCATCGACACCCTGGTGCGCACCCACAACGACGGCGAGCGCCATTACTTCGAAGAGCAGGGCGTCGGTCTCGTCCTGATGGCGGAGCGTGAACTCGCCTTCGGCATGACCCTCTACGCCCTGCGCAGCCTCGGGCTGAAGGAGGGCGAAGCGCGCATCTTCGTCGACAGCACCCGCGTCGAGAGCCGCTCGGCTCCCGTGGAGGCCGAGATCGACCACGGCGCGCCGGAGTTACGGCCGCACAAGTCGGAAGTGGTGGAGAGTTAG
- a CDS encoding UdgX family uracil-DNA binding protein (This protein belongs to the uracil DNA glycosylase superfamily, members of which act in excision repair of DNA. However, it belongs more specifically to UdgX branch, whose founding member was found to bind uracil in DNA (where it does not belong), without cleaving it, appears to promote DNA repair by a pathway involving RecA, rather than base excision.): MDETPTLFPPASQGGPAVERAGATGSPLAISLREGADLDGFRAAVRRLSAASAPPDHVVWSIGQAPGLFGEAPAPEPLLDAPLRLPRAVADLVGMVVPHRDPERYALLYTLIWRITHGERGLLEVGSDPLVHRLDRMRKAIARDLHKMHAFLRFRRTEVEGTERFVAWFEPDHHILTAASAFFVSRFRSLNWSILSPDGSAHWDGDTLTFGPPGRREDVPEADGFEAGWRDYYESTFNPARTNLAAMRAEMPKKYWRNMPETAAIPGLVRAAAARTEAMIEREPQMPTKRNPAKAVAAMSDQDPASLEELNAIIRRSEPLVPGATQAVLGDGPAGAAIAFVGEQPGDQEDRQGRPFVGPAGQLLSRAMADAGLVRGDAYLTNAVKHFKFEERGKRRIHQKPTAGEVSHYRWWLDRELDFVAPKLVVALGATAVLALTGKAIPITRARGPASFGKTYEGFITVHPSYLLRLPDEAKEEAYAAFVDDLRRVDALARELAA, encoded by the coding sequence ATGGACGAGACGCCGACGCTCTTCCCTCCTGCTTCTCAGGGTGGACCGGCCGTGGAGCGGGCGGGAGCGACGGGCTCCCCGCTCGCCATTTCTCTCCGCGAGGGCGCCGATCTCGACGGGTTCCGCGCCGCCGTGCGCCGGCTCTCCGCCGCATCGGCGCCTCCGGATCACGTGGTCTGGTCCATCGGGCAGGCCCCCGGCCTGTTCGGAGAGGCCCCCGCGCCCGAACCCCTCCTCGACGCGCCTCTACGCCTGCCCCGCGCCGTGGCCGACCTCGTCGGCATGGTGGTTCCGCATCGCGACCCCGAGCGCTACGCCCTGCTCTACACCCTGATCTGGCGCATCACCCATGGCGAGCGCGGATTGCTGGAGGTGGGAAGCGACCCGCTGGTCCATCGCCTCGACCGGATGCGCAAGGCCATCGCCCGCGACCTGCACAAGATGCACGCCTTCCTGCGCTTCCGGCGGACCGAGGTCGAGGGCACCGAGCGTTTCGTCGCCTGGTTCGAGCCGGACCATCACATCCTCACGGCGGCGAGCGCCTTCTTCGTCTCGCGTTTCCGGTCCCTGAACTGGTCGATCCTGTCGCCGGACGGGTCCGCGCATTGGGATGGCGACACCCTGACCTTCGGCCCGCCCGGCCGTCGCGAGGACGTGCCCGAGGCGGACGGGTTCGAGGCCGGCTGGCGCGATTATTACGAGAGCACGTTCAACCCCGCCCGCACCAACCTCGCCGCCATGCGGGCGGAAATGCCGAAGAAATACTGGCGCAACATGCCCGAGACCGCGGCGATCCCCGGTCTGGTCCGCGCGGCGGCGGCGCGCACCGAGGCGATGATCGAGAGGGAGCCGCAGATGCCGACGAAGCGAAACCCCGCCAAGGCCGTCGCGGCGATGTCCGATCAGGACCCGGCTTCACTGGAGGAACTCAACGCCATCATCCGGCGCTCGGAGCCGCTCGTGCCGGGTGCGACGCAAGCCGTCCTCGGCGACGGACCTGCGGGTGCCGCCATCGCCTTCGTCGGCGAACAGCCGGGCGATCAGGAAGACCGCCAGGGGCGGCCCTTCGTCGGTCCGGCCGGGCAACTCCTGTCCCGCGCCATGGCCGATGCCGGGCTCGTGCGGGGCGATGCCTACCTCACCAATGCGGTCAAGCATTTCAAGTTCGAGGAGCGCGGCAAGCGCCGCATCCACCAGAAGCCCACCGCCGGCGAGGTGAGCCATTACCGCTGGTGGCTCGACCGCGAACTGGATTTCGTCGCCCCGAAGCTCGTCGTGGCGTTGGGAGCGACCGCCGTCCTCGCCCTGACCGGCAAGGCGATCCCGATCACGCGGGCACGCGGCCCGGCCTCGTTCGGCAAGACGTATGAGGGCTTCATCACCGTGCACCCGTCCTATCTCCTGCGCCTGCCCGACGAGGCGAAGGAGGAGGCCTATGCGGCCTTTGTCGACGACCTCAGGCGAGTGGATGCGCTCGCGCGGGAGTTGGCGGCTTAG
- a CDS encoding HepT-like ribonuclease domain-containing protein has product MLSERGRRALLGIVENIEAAQDFVVGLRLEEFSTDRRNLYAVTRRLEIVSEASRRVDAGTRERHPNIAWRQIANAGNVYRHEYDIVSPGMIWRTVQEDFPNLLLARRVELMQSTGGS; this is encoded by the coding sequence ATGCTTTCTGAGCGCGGCCGACGCGCGCTTCTCGGGATCGTGGAGAACATCGAGGCGGCGCAAGATTTCGTCGTCGGACTGCGCCTCGAGGAGTTTTCGACCGACCGGCGTAACCTCTATGCCGTCACGCGCCGTCTGGAGATCGTTTCCGAGGCGAGCCGCCGTGTCGATGCAGGAACGCGGGAACGGCATCCGAACATCGCCTGGCGGCAGATCGCCAACGCAGGCAATGTCTATCGCCACGAATACGATATCGTATCACCCGGCATGATCTGGCGGACTGTCCAGGAGGATTTCCCTAACCTCCTGCTCGCTCGCAGAGTCGAGTTGATGCAATCGACCGGCGGGTCATGA
- the polA gene encoding DNA polymerase I, producing the protein MTSTSNTASAPVGPGDQIILVDGSSFIFRAYFQSINQDQKYNTRPSDGLPTGAVRLFCTKIAQFVQDGAAGIKPTHLAIVFDKSEGSFRKELFPDYKGHRPDAPDDLKRQMPLMREAVRAFGLQPIELERYEADDLIATYSRQAEARGAGVIIVSSDKDLMQLVGPLVRFYDFESGVKGKPGHRPERNLDLEAIIAKWEGLQPNQIGDALALIGDTSDNVPGVPGIGLKTAAALIKEYGSLDALLERAGEIKQPKRRETLLASIDQAKLSRRLVALVEDVPLPVALDDLRLPEPDPAKLVGFLKAMEFNTLTRRIASMLHVDPETVKPDPALLPGSDATDAPPFEVATEGGEVDPFADLNLPEGAPKSRGPSEATPAGLVATRAAEATNPIDTTGYETILTKERLKAWIAEAEAAGIVAVDTETDSLDANNAKLVGVSLAVAPGRAAYIPLAHLAPVEGLAEGDLFGDAKAATSAFQPVAGQIGIDAALRLLKPLLENPGVLKIGQNIKYDWLVFRRQTVGIEIAPFDDTMLISYVLDAGKGGHGMDELARRHLGHQPITFADVAGTGKAKVTFDKVPLDKATAYAAEDADVTLRLWRMMKPRLVAERRVTVYETLERPLVPVIARMEAAGIRVDRNMLSRLSGDFSQILVRLEEEIQEDAGERFQVSSPKQIGDILFGKMGLPGAKKTPSGQWATPATLLEELAQAGHELPKKILEWRQLAKLKSTYTDSLQQHADRETDRVHTSFSLAATTTGRLSSSEPNLQNIPIRTEEGRRIRRAFVAAEGNKLISADYSQIELRILAHIADIPQLRQAFEDGIDIHAATASAMFGVSLKDMTSDLRRRAKTINFGIIYGISAFGLADRLGIGREEASAFIKQYFERFPGIRAYIDDTKKLCRDTGSVTTLFGRVCHYPQIRSNNPNERASVERQAINAPIQGSAADIIRRAMTRMEEALRAERLNVRMLLQVHDELVFEAPEDEVDKALPVITRIMVDAPAPALTLRVPLVVEARAAGNWEEAH; encoded by the coding sequence ATGACCAGCACGTCGAACACTGCCTCCGCTCCCGTCGGCCCCGGCGATCAGATCATCCTGGTGGACGGCTCGTCCTTCATCTTCCGGGCCTATTTCCAGTCGATCAACCAGGACCAGAAGTACAACACCCGGCCCTCGGACGGCCTGCCCACGGGGGCGGTGCGCTTGTTCTGCACCAAGATCGCCCAATTCGTTCAGGACGGGGCGGCGGGGATCAAGCCGACGCATCTGGCCATCGTGTTCGACAAGTCGGAGGGCTCGTTCCGCAAGGAGCTCTTCCCCGACTACAAGGGCCATCGCCCTGACGCGCCGGACGACCTCAAGCGCCAGATGCCGCTGATGCGCGAGGCCGTGCGCGCCTTCGGCCTCCAGCCGATCGAGCTGGAGCGCTACGAGGCCGACGACCTCATCGCCACCTATTCGCGCCAGGCCGAGGCGCGGGGGGCCGGCGTCATCATCGTCTCCTCCGACAAGGATCTGATGCAGCTAGTAGGGCCGCTGGTGCGGTTCTACGATTTCGAATCCGGGGTGAAGGGCAAGCCGGGCCACCGGCCCGAGCGCAACCTCGATCTCGAGGCCATCATCGCGAAGTGGGAAGGCCTGCAGCCGAACCAGATCGGCGACGCCCTGGCGCTCATCGGCGACACCTCCGACAACGTACCCGGCGTGCCCGGAATCGGCCTCAAGACGGCGGCGGCGCTGATCAAGGAATACGGCAGCCTCGACGCGCTGCTGGAGCGGGCGGGCGAGATCAAGCAGCCCAAGCGCCGCGAGACGCTTCTGGCCAGCATCGATCAGGCGAAGCTCTCGCGCCGCCTGGTGGCGCTGGTCGAGGACGTGCCGCTCCCCGTCGCCCTCGACGATCTGCGCCTGCCGGAGCCCGACCCCGCGAAGCTCGTCGGCTTCCTCAAGGCGATGGAGTTCAACACCCTGACCCGCCGCATCGCCTCGATGCTGCACGTGGACCCCGAGACGGTGAAGCCCGACCCCGCCCTGCTGCCGGGCTCGGACGCGACCGACGCGCCTCCCTTCGAGGTCGCGACGGAGGGCGGCGAGGTCGATCCCTTCGCCGATCTGAACCTGCCGGAGGGTGCGCCGAAGTCGCGCGGCCCGTCCGAGGCGACACCCGCCGGCCTCGTCGCCACCCGCGCGGCGGAGGCGACGAACCCGATCGACACGACCGGCTACGAGACGATCCTCACCAAGGAGCGGCTGAAGGCCTGGATCGCCGAGGCCGAGGCGGCCGGCATCGTCGCGGTCGACACCGAGACCGATTCCCTCGACGCCAACAACGCCAAGCTCGTCGGCGTGTCGCTGGCGGTCGCGCCGGGGCGGGCGGCCTACATCCCCCTCGCCCATCTCGCGCCGGTCGAAGGACTGGCGGAGGGCGACCTGTTCGGCGACGCCAAGGCCGCGACGAGCGCGTTCCAGCCGGTCGCCGGCCAGATCGGGATCGACGCGGCGCTGAGGCTGCTCAAGCCGCTCCTGGAAAATCCGGGCGTCCTGAAGATCGGCCAGAACATCAAGTACGACTGGCTCGTCTTCCGGCGCCAGACCGTCGGCATCGAGATCGCGCCCTTCGACGACACGATGCTGATCTCCTACGTGCTCGATGCCGGCAAGGGCGGGCACGGCATGGACGAACTCGCCCGCCGCCATCTCGGCCACCAGCCGATCACGTTCGCGGATGTGGCCGGCACCGGCAAGGCGAAGGTCACCTTCGACAAGGTCCCCCTCGACAAGGCCACCGCCTACGCCGCCGAGGATGCGGACGTGACCCTGCGCCTGTGGCGGATGATGAAGCCGCGCCTCGTCGCCGAGCGCCGGGTCACGGTCTACGAAACCCTGGAACGTCCCCTCGTGCCGGTGATCGCGCGGATGGAGGCGGCGGGAATCCGCGTCGACCGCAACATGCTGAGCCGGCTCTCAGGCGATTTCTCGCAGATCCTGGTGCGGCTGGAGGAAGAGATCCAGGAGGATGCCGGCGAGCGCTTCCAGGTCTCCTCGCCGAAGCAGATCGGCGACATCCTGTTCGGCAAGATGGGCCTGCCCGGCGCCAAGAAGACGCCGTCGGGCCAATGGGCCACGCCCGCGACCCTGCTCGAGGAACTGGCCCAGGCCGGCCACGAACTGCCGAAGAAGATCCTGGAATGGCGCCAGCTCGCCAAGCTGAAATCGACCTACACCGATTCGCTGCAGCAGCATGCGGACCGCGAGACCGACCGGGTCCACACCTCGTTCTCGCTGGCGGCCACCACCACCGGCCGGCTCTCTTCCTCCGAGCCAAACCTGCAGAACATCCCGATCCGCACCGAGGAGGGCCGCCGCATCCGCCGCGCCTTCGTGGCGGCGGAGGGCAACAAGCTGATCTCTGCCGATTACAGCCAGATCGAGCTGCGCATCCTCGCCCATATCGCCGACATCCCGCAGCTGCGCCAAGCCTTCGAGGACGGGATCGACATCCATGCCGCCACGGCCAGCGCCATGTTCGGCGTCTCGCTGAAGGACATGACGTCGGACCTGCGCCGGCGCGCCAAGACCATCAATTTCGGCATCATCTACGGCATCTCGGCCTTCGGTCTGGCCGACCGCCTCGGCATCGGCCGCGAGGAGGCCTCGGCCTTCATCAAGCAGTATTTCGAGCGCTTCCCCGGCATCCGCGCCTATATCGACGACACCAAGAAGCTGTGCCGCGACACCGGCTCGGTCACTACCCTGTTCGGCCGCGTCTGCCACTATCCGCAGATCCGTTCGAACAACCCGAACGAGCGCGCCTCGGTGGAGCGCCAGGCCATCAACGCCCCGATCCAGGGCTCGGCCGCCGACATCATCCGCCGGGCGATGACCCGGATGGAGGAGGCGCTGCGGGCCGAGCGCCTCAACGTGCGCATGCTGCTTCAAGTGCACGACGAACTGGTGTTCGAGGCGCCCGAGGACGAGGTCGATAAAGCGCTGCCGGTGATCACCCGCATCATGGTCGATGCCCCGGCCCCGGCCTTGACGCTACGGGTTCCGCTCGTGGTGGAGGCGCGGGCGGCGGGGAATTGGGAGGAGGCGCATTGA